The following are encoded together in the Geobacter sulfurreducens PCA genome:
- a CDS encoding SH3 domain-containing protein encodes MTLIRLQSRMLIPSLALVVPLLAACTTVTEERGGPQAPGIGFEEAPAVVDRTDRQHAPPTPMVQPPPPQAPLPQPPEPPATPAVAVPASLRIGPEHKYVNVRRGSSPRTKVVAVLKGGTQLELLGKEGSWLRVRWQHGGKTAEGWVYRKFVEGNGL; translated from the coding sequence ATGACCCTGATTCGGCTTCAGTCACGAATGCTGATACCGTCGCTCGCCCTGGTCGTCCCTCTTCTTGCAGCCTGCACCACCGTCACCGAGGAACGGGGAGGTCCCCAGGCCCCGGGGATCGGCTTCGAGGAGGCACCGGCAGTCGTCGACCGGACCGACCGGCAGCATGCTCCCCCCACGCCGATGGTTCAGCCTCCCCCACCGCAGGCCCCTCTGCCGCAGCCGCCGGAACCTCCCGCGACTCCGGCTGTCGCCGTGCCGGCATCGCTACGCATTGGACCGGAGCATAAGTACGTGAACGTCCGGCGCGGGTCTTCACCCCGTACGAAAGTGGTAGCTGTCCTGAAGGGTGGCACACAACTGGAGTTGCTGGGGAAAGAGGGGAGCTGGCTGCGCGTTCGCTGGCAGCACGGCGGGAAAACGGCGGAGGGATGGGTCTACCGGAAGTTTGTGGAGGGGAATGGGCTGTAA
- a CDS encoding GspE/PulE family protein, with product MESIVKEGSLGSILFKCQIISEDDIRRALDEQERTGGRFGEALVSLGIVTQEDIDWALSNQLNIPYVRLKPAMVDRDAVALVPAVMARQHNLIPLIRAGEELSIAIADPLNVAAVAAVEKETGCAVSVSVALIREIREMQERFYGPPDTEERLGFTSSAFPPQALAAMNHDLTGGKFIDYLLLFVAQQKLSSLSLHPLGDRVSVIGRRGGTTREVGQLAPSRYPDVVMHVKKLAHIDGARFSARGGLSFALKGRSIPFQVATLRGEGGDHLTFRMTVAALFPTSLADLGLTDDQVRQFADLAAAGRGMVVTGARDREIRRRLTDLYLQEHEAEGKTVLVVGSGAGTGEQRFPRIPVPSDADLSAVVSACLEHDPDILVLEDVTDGQAFAAACRATLRGKLVVAGIGCGDAVGALDQLIAFRDMHVLVPAYLRGVITCTPIRPLCPACRRSEPFPAAERAALGIGADVTSCWRSAGCESCDQTGHDGRRYLLDVLVLDHDLRERFEAARNGAEVIEHLRGQGWRGITDERQTLLAEGTISLEEYASSLHG from the coding sequence ATGGAAAGCATCGTCAAGGAAGGGTCTCTCGGGTCCATTCTCTTCAAATGCCAGATCATCAGCGAGGACGACATCCGGCGGGCACTCGATGAGCAGGAGCGCACCGGAGGCCGCTTCGGCGAGGCACTGGTATCACTCGGCATTGTAACCCAGGAAGACATCGACTGGGCCCTGTCGAACCAGCTCAACATCCCCTACGTACGCCTCAAGCCGGCCATGGTCGACCGGGATGCCGTGGCGTTGGTCCCGGCGGTCATGGCCCGACAGCATAATCTCATCCCCCTGATCAGGGCCGGCGAGGAACTGAGCATCGCCATTGCCGACCCGCTCAACGTGGCGGCAGTGGCGGCCGTGGAAAAGGAGACCGGGTGCGCCGTGTCGGTTTCCGTGGCGCTCATCCGGGAGATCCGGGAGATGCAGGAGCGTTTCTACGGACCGCCCGACACGGAGGAACGCCTGGGGTTCACGTCGTCGGCGTTCCCACCCCAGGCCCTTGCCGCCATGAATCACGACCTGACAGGGGGGAAGTTCATCGATTACCTGTTGCTGTTCGTGGCCCAGCAAAAGCTCAGCTCCCTTTCGCTCCACCCCCTGGGGGACAGGGTGTCGGTGATTGGCCGGCGCGGCGGCACCACGCGGGAGGTCGGACAGCTTGCCCCTTCCCGCTATCCCGACGTGGTCATGCACGTCAAGAAACTTGCCCACATCGACGGGGCCCGGTTCTCCGCCCGTGGGGGGCTATCCTTTGCCCTGAAGGGCCGCTCCATTCCCTTTCAGGTGGCTACCCTGCGGGGAGAAGGCGGCGATCACCTCACCTTCAGGATGACGGTGGCGGCATTGTTCCCGACATCCCTTGCCGACCTGGGGCTGACGGACGACCAAGTCCGGCAGTTTGCCGATCTGGCGGCGGCCGGTCGCGGCATGGTGGTGACCGGAGCCCGGGATCGGGAGATTCGCCGCCGGCTCACGGATCTCTACCTTCAGGAGCATGAGGCGGAGGGGAAGACCGTGCTGGTCGTCGGCAGCGGCGCCGGCACGGGAGAGCAGCGGTTCCCCCGTATTCCGGTGCCGTCCGACGCGGATCTGAGCGCTGTGGTTTCAGCCTGTCTGGAGCATGATCCGGATATTCTCGTCCTGGAGGATGTCACTGACGGCCAGGCCTTTGCGGCAGCATGCCGGGCAACTCTGCGCGGTAAGCTGGTGGTGGCGGGGATCGGCTGCGGTGACGCCGTCGGCGCCCTGGACCAGCTTATCGCCTTCCGGGACATGCACGTTCTCGTGCCTGCGTATCTGCGGGGGGTGATTACCTGCACGCCGATCCGGCCCCTGTGCCCCGCATGCCGGCGAAGCGAGCCATTCCCCGCCGCAGAGCGGGCGGCTCTGGGGATCGGTGCCGACGTCACCTCTTGCTGGCGGTCGGCGGGATGCGAATCCTGCGACCAGACCGGCCATGACGGCAGGCGCTACCTGCTGGATGTGCTGGTTTTGGACCACGACCTCCGGGAGCGGTTCGAGGCGGCCCGCAACGGGGCAGAGGTGATCGAGCATTTGCGCGGACAGGGTTGGCGCGGGATCACGGACGAGCGGCAGACCCTGCTGGCTGAAGGCACTATTTCGCTGGAGGAGTACGCCTCCTCCCTGCACGGTTGA
- the tssF gene encoding type VI secretion system baseplate subunit TssF has product MITRHFQDELARLKELGAEFSVTHPALAPMLGGPSTDPDVERLLEGVAFQTALLRQKLDDDFPEVVHDLVRLVAPHYLRPVPATTIVAFEPKPSLTRSRLIPAGTELASIPVEGTRCLFRTTSPVELHPLELLEATFAQPAGSAPVVTLSLSLTGLSLDHWEPRSLRFFLAGDHAPAAELFLILSRHLKRIVITPEERGASASLPAACLQPVGLNDDEHLIPWPSHAFPGYRLLQEYFAAPQRFLFLELTGWERWTTRGSGSRFTITFELGELTIPPPPVRRDSFVLFASPAVNLFSHDAEPILLDHRVGRYPVRPAGLEPGHGQVYSVDRVTGIVRGAATERIYHPFEQFRDGADAQPTFHTAVSASPVRAGFDVHLAVAYPQGEGLPETETLSIALTCSNGRLPENLWLGDLCEPTSSSPESATFHNITPLTPTLLPPLGKNLLWRLVSHLSLNRLSLASADNLRTLLALYLFEEGGDRGDLAANRKRLDGIEAVIAKPAGRLVGGHLLRGSEIVLTLRGDHFASPGDLFLFGAVLDRFLGGYASLNSFTRLTVRESVRGEVYSWAPRLGHRQLL; this is encoded by the coding sequence ATGATCACCCGTCATTTTCAGGATGAACTCGCCCGACTCAAGGAGTTGGGGGCCGAGTTCTCCGTGACCCACCCGGCGTTGGCGCCGATGCTCGGCGGTCCGTCGACCGACCCGGATGTGGAGCGGCTCCTGGAGGGCGTTGCCTTCCAGACGGCTCTCCTTCGCCAAAAACTCGATGATGATTTCCCCGAAGTGGTCCACGATCTGGTTCGTCTTGTGGCCCCCCACTACCTGCGGCCGGTGCCGGCCACCACCATCGTCGCCTTCGAACCGAAGCCGTCACTGACTCGCTCACGGCTGATTCCGGCCGGGACCGAGCTTGCGTCGATCCCGGTGGAGGGAACCCGCTGCCTCTTCCGGACAACGAGCCCGGTAGAACTTCATCCTCTGGAACTTCTCGAGGCAACGTTTGCCCAACCAGCAGGGAGCGCTCCAGTCGTAACCCTGTCCCTGTCGCTCACTGGCCTCTCGCTCGACCACTGGGAGCCACGATCGCTGCGATTTTTTCTGGCCGGCGACCATGCCCCGGCAGCGGAGCTGTTCCTGATCCTCTCCCGGCACCTGAAGCGAATCGTGATCACCCCGGAGGAGAGAGGGGCGTCGGCCAGCCTGCCCGCAGCCTGTCTTCAGCCGGTGGGCCTCAATGACGACGAGCACCTGATTCCCTGGCCATCCCACGCCTTTCCCGGCTATCGGCTGTTGCAGGAATATTTTGCCGCGCCCCAACGGTTCCTGTTCCTGGAGTTGACCGGCTGGGAACGCTGGACCACCCGTGGCAGCGGCTCGAGATTCACCATTACCTTCGAGTTAGGCGAACTCACTATCCCTCCGCCCCCGGTGCGGCGGGATAGCTTTGTTCTTTTCGCCTCCCCGGCCGTGAACCTCTTTTCACACGACGCCGAACCGATTCTCCTCGACCACCGGGTCGGGAGATACCCGGTGAGGCCTGCGGGTCTGGAACCGGGGCACGGTCAGGTATATTCCGTCGATCGTGTGACCGGTATCGTCCGGGGGGCGGCAACGGAGCGCATCTATCACCCCTTCGAGCAGTTCAGGGATGGCGCAGATGCCCAGCCAACCTTTCATACCGCCGTATCCGCTTCGCCGGTCCGCGCCGGATTCGATGTGCACCTGGCCGTTGCCTACCCACAGGGGGAGGGGTTGCCGGAGACGGAGACGCTTTCCATCGCTCTTACCTGCAGCAACGGCCGCCTGCCGGAAAATCTGTGGCTCGGCGACCTGTGCGAACCGACCTCCTCCTCACCCGAGAGTGCCACCTTCCACAACATCACGCCACTTACCCCGACGCTGCTGCCGCCACTGGGGAAAAATCTCCTCTGGCGACTCGTTTCCCATCTGTCCCTTAACCGCCTCTCCCTGGCCAGCGCCGACAATCTCCGCACTCTCCTGGCGCTCTACCTGTTCGAGGAGGGAGGGGACCGGGGTGACTTGGCCGCCAACCGGAAGCGGCTGGACGGGATCGAAGCGGTTATCGCCAAGCCGGCCGGCCGCCTCGTGGGGGGGCACCTACTGCGGGGCAGCGAGATTGTCCTTACTCTGCGGGGGGACCACTTTGCCAGCCCGGGCGATCTGTTCCTCTTCGGGGCGGTGCTCGACCGCTTTCTGGGGGGCTATGCCTCGCTCAACAGCTTCACCCGCCTGACCGTCCGCGAAAGCGTTCGGGGAGAGGTGTACTCATGGGCTCCCCGCCTTGGTCACCGCCAGCTTCTCTAG
- the tssE gene encoding type VI secretion system baseplate subunit TssE yields MREERLLERIRSLERDPSRRGGTDRGRLVDSILAHVRRIINTRRGSVPIAPDFGIPDMLDVLQSYPDSVREIERSIRAAIQGFEPRLADVRVAFVPQEDDVLALRFAISARLGSDGGAVCFETLVDTDGKVTVRR; encoded by the coding sequence ATGCGCGAAGAACGCCTTCTGGAACGTATCCGCTCCCTGGAGCGGGATCCGTCGCGCCGCGGGGGGACTGATCGGGGCCGTCTGGTGGATTCAATCCTGGCACACGTCCGCCGGATTATTAACACGCGCCGGGGGAGCGTGCCTATCGCCCCTGACTTCGGCATCCCTGACATGCTCGACGTGCTTCAGAGCTACCCAGATTCGGTGCGGGAGATCGAACGGAGCATCCGTGCCGCCATCCAGGGCTTTGAGCCGCGTCTCGCCGACGTAAGGGTTGCCTTCGTCCCGCAGGAGGACGACGTGCTGGCGCTCCGGTTTGCCATCTCCGCCCGGCTTGGCAGCGACGGCGGAGCGGTCTGTTTTGAAACGCTGGTGGATACCGACGGGAAGGTTACGGTGAGACGTTGA
- a CDS encoding type VI secretion lipoprotein TssJ, which yields MPCWSVVACLCSCASSPEVRPPVEWGFEREAIHLSLTGDPRLNLYQNSPHALVACIYQLRDPNAFNQLRNEPDGPARLLECSRFDQAVATARRVVIQPGQVLNDVLDRAEGARYVGFAAGYYLLDKERSVRLYPIPISEETKGFVSRTKLVKPGRVDIRLHLGPQEIQDVKEEPRKP from the coding sequence TTGCCGTGTTGGTCTGTCGTTGCGTGCCTCTGCTCCTGTGCCTCGTCTCCGGAGGTCAGGCCGCCGGTTGAGTGGGGGTTCGAAAGGGAGGCCATTCATCTGAGCCTCACCGGCGACCCCCGGCTGAATCTCTATCAGAACAGCCCCCACGCACTTGTTGCCTGCATCTACCAACTTCGCGATCCGAACGCCTTCAACCAGTTGCGGAACGAACCGGACGGGCCGGCAAGGCTGCTGGAATGCAGCAGGTTCGACCAAGCCGTGGCAACGGCCAGGCGGGTTGTCATCCAGCCAGGTCAGGTATTGAACGACGTCCTGGATCGGGCCGAGGGGGCACGCTACGTGGGTTTTGCGGCGGGATACTACCTGCTCGACAAGGAACGGTCGGTCCGGCTCTACCCGATCCCGATCAGTGAGGAGACGAAGGGATTCGTCAGCCGCACGAAGCTCGTCAAGCCGGGACGGGTCGATATTCGGCTGCATCTGGGCCCTCAGGAGATTCAGGATGTGAAGGAGGAGCCCCGAAAGCCATGA
- the tssH gene encoding type VI secretion system ATPase TssH codes for MLTVDLTALLKRLNPLCTRVLEGAAGLCVARGHYEVTVEHFLARLLDEAGGDLVAVLRNSNIDASPLKIGVVRVLDELPTGNGGRPVFSPILLEWLQAGWLTASLDLNEERVRSGALFAALLARPLRFAAGRYVDQLMPVGREGLLSGFSRAVSGSEENSCMGGDTASVAGPGRDGTALSRFCTDFTARAAEGGMDPVFGRDREIGRMIDILARRRKNNPIVVGEAGVGKTAVVEGLALRIVEGEVPEALREVRLLGLDLGLLQAGAGVKGEFESRLKSVIEEVKGASRPVILFIDEAHTLIGAGNQAGGGDAANLLKPALARGELRTIAATTWSEYKKYFEKDAALARRFQPVKLDEPSVETAVLILRGLKDTYEAAHGVTIRDDAVRAAAELSSRYLSGRQLPDKAVDLLDTAAARVKLLLTGKPGRVEEAERRIQALEREEAALRRDRLQGRPEDEGRLAVLKEELALLREELAAVTARWHRERELAGAVVALRNEAAEGRDAGGDAVGLKMAEPAAKLAEVQGDEPLVRIEVDPEVVAQVVADWTGIPLGRLRKDRTAGVLALEEGLRRRIRGQEPALAAVAEVLRSSAAGLKDPRQPLGVFLLVGPSGVGKTETAVAVADLLFGGERFLTVINMSEFQERHTTSRLIGSPPGYVGYGEGGVLTEAVRRSPYSAVLLDEVEKAHPDVLNLFYQVFDKGMLADGEGRVIDFANTVIFLTSNLAADVVVSRCAEEPQPTTEELAAAIRPHLARHFKPALLARMTVVPYLTLAPDSLEEIVGLKLGRVAERLRENSRTELAWTPAVAARLAARCSEVESGARAIDHILRGTLLPLLSREILARIGGGEELEAIRLDVAADGSFTVGCGDGAAVR; via the coding sequence GTGCTGACCGTCGACCTTACCGCTCTTCTCAAGCGACTCAACCCCCTCTGCACCCGGGTACTGGAGGGGGCCGCAGGACTCTGCGTGGCCAGAGGGCACTACGAAGTGACTGTTGAACACTTCCTGGCCAGGTTGCTCGATGAGGCGGGGGGGGACCTTGTTGCCGTTCTGCGGAACTCTAACATCGACGCCTCCCCGCTGAAGATCGGAGTCGTCCGGGTTCTCGACGAGTTGCCCACCGGCAACGGGGGGCGGCCGGTCTTCTCCCCGATCCTCCTGGAGTGGCTCCAGGCGGGGTGGCTCACGGCCTCCCTCGATCTGAACGAGGAGCGGGTCCGCTCCGGAGCGCTCTTCGCGGCGCTCTTGGCCCGGCCGCTGCGGTTCGCGGCGGGCCGCTACGTGGACCAGCTCATGCCCGTGGGACGGGAGGGGCTTCTCTCCGGCTTTTCGCGCGCTGTTTCCGGCTCGGAGGAGAACTCCTGCATGGGCGGCGACACCGCTTCCGTCGCCGGGCCCGGCCGGGATGGCACGGCACTTTCCCGCTTCTGCACCGACTTCACCGCACGAGCGGCCGAGGGGGGCATGGACCCGGTCTTCGGCCGTGATCGGGAGATCGGCCGGATGATCGACATCCTGGCCCGGCGGCGGAAGAACAACCCCATCGTGGTGGGAGAGGCGGGGGTCGGCAAGACCGCCGTGGTGGAGGGGCTGGCACTCCGTATCGTTGAGGGGGAGGTGCCGGAGGCATTGCGGGAGGTGAGGCTCCTGGGGCTTGATCTCGGCCTGCTCCAGGCGGGGGCAGGGGTGAAAGGGGAGTTCGAGAGCCGTCTGAAGAGCGTTATCGAAGAGGTAAAGGGGGCTTCCCGGCCGGTGATTCTCTTTATCGATGAGGCCCACACCCTGATCGGTGCCGGCAACCAGGCGGGCGGGGGTGATGCCGCCAACCTTCTGAAGCCGGCCCTGGCCCGGGGTGAGCTGCGCACCATAGCCGCCACCACCTGGAGCGAATACAAGAAATATTTCGAGAAGGATGCCGCCTTGGCCAGGCGCTTCCAGCCGGTGAAGCTGGACGAACCGTCGGTGGAGACGGCGGTGCTGATCCTGCGGGGCCTCAAGGATACGTACGAGGCGGCCCATGGGGTCACCATCCGGGATGACGCAGTCCGGGCGGCGGCGGAGCTCTCGTCCCGCTACCTGTCGGGCCGGCAGCTGCCGGACAAGGCGGTGGATCTCCTTGATACGGCTGCGGCCCGGGTGAAGCTCCTGCTCACCGGCAAGCCGGGAAGGGTAGAGGAGGCGGAGCGGCGCATCCAGGCCCTGGAGCGGGAAGAGGCCGCCCTCCGCCGTGATCGGCTCCAGGGGCGGCCGGAGGACGAAGGACGGCTGGCGGTGCTGAAGGAGGAGCTGGCGCTGTTGCGGGAGGAGCTGGCTGCCGTAACGGCTCGCTGGCACCGGGAACGAGAGCTGGCCGGGGCGGTGGTGGCCCTGCGGAACGAGGCAGCGGAGGGCCGTGACGCAGGTGGGGACGCAGTGGGGCTGAAGATGGCGGAACCCGCGGCAAAGCTGGCGGAAGTCCAGGGGGATGAGCCGCTGGTCAGGATCGAGGTGGACCCGGAGGTGGTTGCGCAGGTGGTGGCCGACTGGACCGGCATTCCCCTAGGGCGCCTCCGCAAGGACCGGACCGCCGGGGTGCTTGCCCTGGAAGAGGGCCTGCGCCGGCGCATCCGGGGGCAGGAACCGGCGCTGGCCGCCGTGGCCGAGGTGCTCCGTTCCTCGGCTGCTGGCCTCAAGGACCCGCGCCAGCCTCTGGGGGTCTTCCTGCTTGTCGGCCCCTCCGGCGTCGGCAAGACCGAAACCGCCGTGGCCGTGGCCGATCTTCTTTTCGGCGGCGAACGGTTCCTCACCGTCATCAACATGAGCGAATTTCAGGAGCGCCACACCACCAGCCGTCTCATCGGCTCGCCGCCGGGGTACGTGGGGTATGGTGAGGGCGGCGTCCTTACCGAGGCGGTCCGCCGCAGCCCCTACTCGGCGGTGCTGCTGGACGAGGTGGAAAAAGCCCACCCCGACGTCCTCAATCTCTTTTACCAGGTGTTCGACAAGGGGATGCTGGCCGACGGGGAGGGGCGGGTGATCGACTTCGCCAACACGGTCATCTTTCTGACGAGCAATCTGGCGGCGGATGTCGTCGTCTCGCGCTGCGCGGAAGAGCCGCAGCCCACGACAGAGGAGCTGGCCGCCGCCATCCGCCCCCATCTCGCGCGGCACTTCAAACCGGCGCTCCTGGCCCGCATGACCGTGGTCCCCTACCTGACCCTGGCGCCGGACAGCCTGGAGGAGATCGTGGGCCTCAAGCTCGGCCGGGTGGCGGAGCGGCTCCGGGAGAACAGCCGAACGGAGCTTGCGTGGACCCCGGCGGTTGCGGCCCGGCTCGCTGCCCGTTGCTCCGAAGTGGAGAGCGGCGCCAGGGCCATCGACCATATCCTGCGCGGAACCCTCCTGCCGCTCCTCTCCCGGGAGATCCTGGCGCGGATCGGCGGAGGAGAGGAGCTGGAGGCAATCCGGCTCGATGTAGCAGCCGACGGTTCCTTTACCGTCGGCTGTGGGGACGGTGCGGCGGTCCGGTGA
- the tssK gene encoding type VI secretion system baseplate subunit TssK, producing MNAHPPLYWHQGLFLQPHHFQLQDLSVQGRLAPLFRHLHPHFWGAGELEIEASALGTRVFSILSGEFLFPDGTWAVIGENALCEPRSFDDSWIEGDRPLPVYVGVRKWSGDRENVTVTERLENLGGITTRFAAAADPEEMRDLHAGGPAGQVKRLRHVLKILWDSERDQLGDWHLIPVARLERFGADVRLSGRFIPPCLSLEASEPLFRIVREIRDQVAARARQLEEHKKQRGIQNAGFGSRDMVYLLALRSLNRHVPLLFHLTEARQVHPWDVYGALRQLIGELSSFSERVSALGKLDDGVRLLPPYDHRALGERFFVARDLIARLLDEITAGPDYVIRLTHDGTFFSADLKPGIFETGSRYYLALRTTTEPAAFLPSLEAAAKLSARNHLPVLAARALPGIGLSHLPVPPQELPRRADTHYFAVDTAGDQWPLVEREHALALHWTGAPADLEVELMVVAKG from the coding sequence ATGAACGCCCATCCCCCCCTTTACTGGCACCAGGGGCTCTTTCTCCAGCCCCATCACTTTCAGCTCCAGGACCTGTCGGTCCAGGGGCGTCTCGCCCCCCTGTTCCGCCATCTCCACCCCCACTTCTGGGGGGCGGGTGAGCTGGAGATCGAGGCCAGCGCTCTCGGCACCCGGGTCTTCAGCATCCTTTCCGGCGAGTTCCTTTTCCCCGACGGCACCTGGGCGGTCATCGGCGAGAACGCCCTCTGCGAGCCGCGCTCCTTCGACGACTCCTGGATCGAAGGGGATCGTCCCCTGCCGGTCTACGTGGGAGTGCGCAAGTGGAGCGGGGATAGAGAGAACGTGACCGTCACCGAACGGCTCGAAAACCTCGGCGGGATCACCACCCGCTTCGCCGCCGCGGCAGATCCGGAGGAGATGCGCGATCTCCACGCCGGCGGCCCGGCAGGTCAGGTGAAGCGGCTGCGCCATGTGCTGAAAATCCTCTGGGACAGCGAGCGGGACCAACTGGGCGACTGGCACCTGATCCCGGTGGCGCGGCTGGAGCGCTTCGGGGCCGACGTGCGGCTCTCCGGCCGCTTCATCCCCCCTTGCCTCTCCCTCGAAGCGAGCGAGCCCCTCTTTCGCATCGTCCGGGAGATCCGGGACCAGGTGGCGGCCCGCGCCAGACAGCTGGAGGAGCACAAGAAGCAGCGCGGCATCCAGAACGCCGGGTTCGGCTCTCGGGACATGGTCTACCTCCTGGCGCTCCGTTCTCTCAACCGGCATGTGCCTCTCCTCTTCCACCTGACCGAGGCGCGGCAGGTCCACCCGTGGGACGTCTACGGGGCCCTGCGCCAGCTCATCGGCGAACTCTCCTCCTTCTCCGAGCGGGTCTCGGCCCTTGGCAAACTGGACGACGGCGTCCGGCTTCTCCCTCCCTATGATCACCGGGCACTCGGGGAGCGCTTTTTCGTGGCCCGTGACCTCATCGCCCGACTTCTGGACGAGATCACCGCCGGTCCCGATTACGTGATCCGCCTCACCCACGACGGCACCTTCTTCAGCGCCGACCTGAAGCCGGGCATCTTTGAAACCGGCAGCCGCTATTACCTGGCCCTGCGGACCACCACGGAGCCGGCTGCGTTCCTCCCGTCCCTTGAAGCCGCCGCCAAGCTCAGCGCCCGGAACCACCTGCCGGTCCTGGCCGCCCGCGCCCTCCCCGGCATCGGCCTGAGCCACCTGCCGGTCCCGCCCCAGGAGCTGCCGCGCCGCGCCGACACCCACTACTTCGCCGTTGATACTGCCGGTGACCAATGGCCCCTGGTGGAGCGGGAACACGCCCTTGCCCTCCACTGGACCGGCGCCCCGGCCGATCTGGAGGTGGAGCTGATGGTGGTGGCCAAGGGGTAG
- the tssG gene encoding type VI secretion system baseplate subunit TssG, with protein MGSPPWSPPASLETQLFERGHEFSFAQAVRLLRLLAAAQGREGACPCGVRVRPELSLSFPVADVARIERQSDGYRITARFLGLYGPSSPLPTFYTEELIDEEREDGSASRDFLDVLSHRIFDLWVAGDAKYRLFNRVVEDGSGDDLERLFCLAGLDLAQGQTVLPESGRWLRYVGLLGQVPRSALGLRTMVADALGVPVEVIPCQHRQVSIPPGQRLAVGIAASSLGIDTVVGTNLDDRLGMFRLCLGPLSREQFADLLPGAPGRSTLDLIVELYLDAPLAWDVELTLAPGETPEARLGACRGARVGWDTWLGVAAGESLPCVVFPGHFP; from the coding sequence ATGGGCTCCCCGCCTTGGTCACCGCCAGCTTCTCTAGAGACGCAGCTGTTCGAGCGGGGGCATGAGTTCTCCTTTGCCCAGGCGGTGCGCCTGCTGCGGCTTCTTGCGGCCGCTCAGGGGAGGGAGGGCGCTTGCCCGTGCGGGGTACGGGTCCGGCCCGAGCTTTCCCTCTCCTTTCCGGTTGCTGATGTGGCGCGGATCGAGCGGCAGAGCGACGGCTACCGGATAACGGCCCGCTTCCTCGGTCTCTACGGCCCGTCATCTCCCCTGCCAACCTTCTACACCGAAGAACTGATAGACGAGGAGCGGGAAGACGGCTCTGCTTCACGGGATTTTCTCGACGTGCTGAGCCACCGGATCTTTGATCTCTGGGTCGCCGGCGACGCCAAGTATCGCCTGTTCAACCGGGTTGTGGAGGACGGAAGCGGGGATGACCTCGAACGTCTTTTTTGTTTGGCTGGGCTCGACCTGGCCCAGGGGCAGACAGTCCTGCCGGAGTCCGGCCGCTGGCTCCGCTATGTGGGTCTCCTGGGACAGGTTCCCCGCTCTGCCCTGGGGTTGCGGACCATGGTCGCCGACGCCCTCGGCGTACCGGTTGAAGTCATCCCCTGCCAGCACCGGCAGGTGTCGATTCCCCCCGGACAGCGGCTAGCCGTGGGCATAGCCGCGAGCAGTCTCGGCATCGACACGGTCGTCGGAACCAATCTGGATGACCGGCTGGGCATGTTCCGCCTGTGCCTGGGGCCCCTTTCCCGCGAACAGTTCGCGGATCTCCTCCCCGGCGCCCCTGGCCGCTCGACTCTGGACCTGATCGTGGAACTCTACCTGGATGCCCCCCTCGCCTGGGACGTGGAGTTGACCCTGGCCCCGGGAGAGACGCCGGAAGCACGTCTCGGCGCTTGTCGGGGGGCACGGGTCGGATGGGACACCTGGCTTGGTGTCGCAGCCGGCGAATCCCTGCCTTGCGTTGTATTTCCCGGACATTTTCCCTAA